The following are encoded in a window of Thermodesulfobacteriota bacterium genomic DNA:
- a CDS encoding DUF3303 family protein — translation NGQRTGFIFLEMKDASQIPAIAEPWFLAFNASIEIHPVMVPKDLVKAGPAIDRAVKKYSR, via the coding sequence CAACGGACAGCGGACGGGGTTCATTTTCCTCGAGATGAAGGACGCTTCCCAAATCCCTGCGATTGCGGAACCGTGGTTCCTCGCGTTCAACGCGAGCATTGAGATTCATCCGGTCATGGTACCAAAGGATCTCGTTAAAGCGGGGCCCGCGATCGATCGAGCGGTCAAGAAATACAGCCGTTAG